One Aegilops tauschii subsp. strangulata cultivar AL8/78 chromosome 2, Aet v6.0, whole genome shotgun sequence genomic window, TTGTGATAGTGCTCTACATGCTACAAAACCTCCAAGGCCGATTGGAATGATGGCAGCTTCAGTTCCACCAGCGACAATGATATCAGCCTCACCACGACGAATATGGTTTGCGGCAGCATAAAAGCAGTAGTTGGAGGTTGCACACGCAGTTGAAATTGAGTAGTTGGGGCCCATGAAACCAACATCCATGGCAAGCAAGGCTGAACCCATGTTAGTTATAGCATATGGGATAAAGAAAGGTGAAATTTTTCTGTATCCCTTCTCGATAAGATTCTGAACACCATCGGAGAATACTGAAAGGCCACCCATGCCAGAACCCACAAGAATACCAGCCCGCCCCACATCAAGCTGTTAACAATGAAGTCATTAGCGAAAGAGACATTTCAAAAGACGAGATAAAAAATGAACCAACAGAAACCTAGAGAACATGTGGAATTTATAGCAGTATGGAAATGATGGTAGACTAGCCACCTATTGACAGCCTATCGGGCAGAAGAAGCAACCAACTTAACCAACTGCATAAGGGACCATCAAATAAATTCAGGGATTCACCtctaaggccttgtacaatgggagGTGCTTAGAGAGATGCTTAGAAAATAAACCGGATTTTTCTgaagcaccggtgcctatttctacaggagagacgcttagttaagcgtctatcctatacaaataagcaccggtgcttaagaaaagcctggtttatttctctaagcacctctcctaagcacctcccattgtacaaggcctaacTTTTTTTGTATTGATTATGATTTCAGACAAGTGCTATGCTATCTACAAACATGCATCAAACGGAGATTATTGAAGTTGAACTCACACAAGTTCACAGGGATTTTAGGGTGCAAACCATCTGCAGTGATTTAGGAGCTTATACGCAAAGCAGGTTCGGATCATATAAAATCTGTGAACAATAGTTTACACCAAGAAACACAAATTTATCTGTCTCGGTTTTCTTTTGTTCCCTAGCCATCAAGAAAATTTCCTTTTGAAAGAAACTATGAGATCATCTCACAAGCAACAAGATAAACGTGTattttcttcaacaaatatcaaGCTACAGATATGTATAACCATTTCTAACAAACCTATAGGGTGTAAAATTGCCCAAAATGAAGCCATACTTTTTTCTCAAACTAAATCCAATTAGACCTTTTTTCCTATTGAGAACCAATGACGTTGCCACTGTTTGGGCATTTTGATTTCAGCACTCAAGTTTAATACCCAAGTATTTTGAATAGTGGTCACTGAATTTTCAGTCCATGCATCATCCTAACTGATTCAGACAAAAGATAAATCATACAGAAATAAACTGTTCATACTGATTTACAGTCATCAGCCAGTCACACACATGTAACACAATCACAACCTGCATTGTTCATAAATCAAAGGTTGTCTTGAAGTGACATCTACACTCATATGTTGCACCAAGAAGGGCTTTCAGGGAGATAAAAATTGATGCCAAACATAACATAACCAAGCCAAACATTTTCTACAAAAATTTCCACTAAGCCAAAGGAAAACAACTGGAAATGATTTCAACTCAAGagtctactactccctccgttccaaattactcttgaactaaaaccacgacgagtaatttggaacggagggagtatttctgCAATGTCCACATAAAACAGAGAGCTCAGTTCACTCGGAGGCAAGGGCGCGCCCCGCTCTCCGTCTCACTCACCTTGCCGTGCGCGTCGGAGCCTGCGCCGATCCCGGCGCTCTCGAGCGCCTTCTTGCCGCTGAGGATGCAGTACCGGATGCAGTCGTCGAGCCTCCGGTCGTTCTTGCCGTCGATGTACCCCTCAGACGAGAACCCCCGTATCTGCCCGGCGAACCTCGTGGGGAAACTGCTGGCGTCGAACCGGTCGATGGGCCCGACGCCGCTCTCCCCGGCCAGGAGCCGGTCGTAGAATGTGTCCACGTCGTTCCCGAACACCGACGCCAGCCCCATCCCCGTGATCACCACCCGCTTAGTGGGGTCCGTCTCTCTCTGCGGCGGCGCCGAGGCGCGGACGGCCGCGGCGGGGCGCCGGCGCgggcgagcgcggcggcgggggaACGTGGGGAGAGGGACGCGGAGGCCGAGGGCGTGGGGGGCGGGGGCGTGGGCGTGCATGGCGGAGCTTGCGGTTGGGCTGGCGGGAGAGCGAGTGAGGTGGTTAAATAGGCGCGGCGGTGGAGGAGGAAGCCGCGGGAGATGCGCCGGGCGGCGAGGGTGGCGGTGCCGGACACAGCGGAAAGATGGATGGATGGATTTTTGGAGGGAGGGGTTTATCGTGGATTGGATTGGGAGGGTCGGAAATCAGAACTGTCACTTTCAATTACTACTGGTACGTATTTAGAGCATCTTCAACAGCCGCCCGCGGCGTGCTAAAAAGCATTTGCAGCATGTTGTTCATGAGTTTTTGCGCTGCGTAGAGCGCTTGCTCCAATGGTGCTACAAAGTTTAGTGCGCGTGAACCGCTCCAGCAACCGCTGCAAAAAAACTACGTGCGCGTTCTCGCACAAACAACATATGCACTCCAAACACAACCAAAAAGATAAAACACAAACAAAATAAATCTACAATAAATAGTTCAATTTTATTATTACACCTCAAACAAATAGTTTATCTTGCAATAGAACAAATAGTTCAACAATACAACATCAAACGCACAAATCATGATACTCTTTGTCGGCTATTCCATGTCCACCACTCCTCGATGAGATCCTTCTGAAGATCATCATGCATTTCGGCACGTCGAATGGCATGATAGGAGGCAACAAAACGGGTCACCCTGGCAGCCCTCCGCCGCACTC contains:
- the LOC109747300 gene encoding 3-oxoacyl-[acyl-carrier-protein] synthase I, chloroplastic, with the translated sequence MHAHAPAPHALGLRVPLPTFPRRRARPRRRPAAAVRASAPPQRETDPTKRVVITGMGLASVFGNDVDTFYDRLLAGESGVGPIDRFDASSFPTRFAGQIRGFSSEGYIDGKNDRRLDDCIRYCILSGKKALESAGIGAGSDAHGKLDVGRAGILVGSGMGGLSVFSDGVQNLIEKGYRKISPFFIPYAITNMGSALLAMDVGFMGPNYSISTACATSNYCFYAAANHIRRGEADIIVAGGTEAAIIPIGLGGFVACRALSQRNDDPITASRPWDKERDGFVMGEGAGVLVMESLEHAMKRDAPIIAEYLGGAVNCDAYHMTDPRSDGLGVSSCITMSLRDAGVAPEEVNYINAHATSTLAGDLAEVRAIKQVFKNPSEIKINSTKSMIGHCLGAAGGLEAIATIKSITTGWVHPTINQFNPEPEVDFDTVANEKKQHEVNVAISNSFGFGGHNSVVVFAPFKP